The genomic stretch TAAAATCAATCCAGCATGAGTAACTATGCCCCACAATTACCAATAATGCTGAACTTACTACAATCCATTCATTCTGGAGTTGAATATCCATCTCTAAACTGTTAGTAAGCAATGCATTTGTGATGGGTTTGAATTTACTAGCAGACTGGCTTAGTAAGATGGTTGTTAATCCTTTGAGCAAATCAACCGCAAATACAAAAATGCCTTTATTCTTGCCAATTGTGCGCCAGACATTGGCGGCTCCAGTCGAGCCAGACCCATGCTCTCTAATATCAATCCCTGCACTTCGTCCTACCAAGTAACCTGTCGGTATCGAGCCTATAAAATAAGCAAGAATCAATAAGCCAAGTTCCATAATTAATCTCGCCAAGAGAGTGGTTTAGCAGTTAAATTAAGACTCATTTCCGGTAAGGAATTGTTAGTGCAGGATCAAGTCTTGCATCACTAATTATTCACCTTATTATGCCTATTTTTGACTAAAAAGAGAGTAAATTAGGTAAAATAAATTAAATATTTAAGATAATCACAGCTCAAACTTTTGCTATGACTGAAACCTACTGTTAATTAAGCTTAATTGTGACTACCTCATAGCGTGATTGACAGACTGTTATGATTGTAGATTTTCCTTGCTTATTGTCTTGTCTATGGCAGTCCTCAATGGTTTGTAGAAGCGTATCTGCAATGGTTGCGCTTCCACAAACCCCAAAATCTACAAATGATTTAGGACTGCTATAGAATTATAACTAACCAGAACTTATCCCGAATAGATTATTTTCGTTAGAACAAAAATAAAGCGAATTAATGCAATGTAAGCCACCTTATAAGATTAGCGATCGCCTACTTTGCAAGGCGATCGCGCTATACGGCTAAGTTATTTTAGCTTTATTTTATGGAACTTTATGACTAGAACTGAGGTTAAGCCATGTTAATTACAGAAACTTCTACACAAATAAATGTTAGACAGGCGTTAATTCAAGAAATTGACCAGACTTCAGATTCTCTCTTAAGCGAAGTTCTAGACTTTCTTTTATTTATTAAAGACAAGCATTCATCAGCACAGTTGGTCGTTGTCAAATCTATCTTTTCAAGATAATCCTTCATTTGACTTAATTCTTGGCTATTGGAATTTTCTCCTTCAAACGATGGTTAATATTGGTAAGATTTTTGTAGATTAAAAGATTATAATTTTTCTCAATTTTTGAGTCTAGTAATATTATTTGCCTGACCATTTTAAATTATCCAAACCACACTAATCCCACTCCATATTTTAGATCTTCTATGCAGACCAATGTAAAACTAAAACGACAAAAACTAGGTAAGAAATTTTCTTGGACTCCATATTTATTTCTATTACCAGCGATCGCATTTCTATTTTTGACATCATTCTTACCAGTATTCCAAGCCATATATTTAAGTTTTACGAATTATGATTTTGTCGGTAGTCCAACTTTTATTGGTTGGAAAAACTATCTAACGCTTTGGAATGATCAAACCTTTTGGAAAACCTTAAGTAATACCTTAATCTATTTGATATTTGCAGTTCCTAGCCTTGTAATTTTGCCATTAGCTTTAGCAATCCTAGTCAATCAAAAATTACGCAGTATCAAGTTCTTTCGCGCTATTTACTATTTTCCTGTAATTGTCTCCGTTGTTGTTGCAGGGATAGCTTGGAAATGGGTTTATGCCCAAAATGGCATCTTAAATTATTTTCTATCAACGCTATCATTTCAAGACATTAAAATCCCTTGGTTAACTGATCCCAAGACTGCTATTTTTGCGATTATTGCCGTGGTGATTTGGCGTGGTGTTGGTTACTATATGGTCATCTATCTAGCAGGGCTACAGGCGATACCCGCAGATTTATATGAAGCGGCGGCGATCGATGGTTCTGACGGTTGGCAAAAGCATTTAGATATTACGATTCCATTAATGAAGCCTTACATTATTCTCGTAGCTGTAATTTCTTCAATCGGTGCAATGAAGGTCTTTGAAGAAGTTTATATCATGTCTCAAGGGGGGCCTGCTAATAGTACGAAAACTGTAGTTTATTATTTATACGATAAAGGCTTTACGAGTTTAGAAATGGGATATGCCTCAGCGATTGGAGTATTTCTATTCCTAATTATTTTTGTTATTTCGATTTTGACTTTTAAATTTATTAATCCAGCTAAAACTATTGGTGAAGGAAATTAGTTAATGAAGTTATCTATGATTAAAATTTTGCTGGCTTTAGTTGGTATTACTTGCGCGATCGCACAGCCTATTTACGCAGAAACCCT from Pseudanabaena sp. Chao 1811 encodes the following:
- a CDS encoding carbohydrate ABC transporter permease, coding for MQTNVKLKRQKLGKKFSWTPYLFLLPAIAFLFLTSFLPVFQAIYLSFTNYDFVGSPTFIGWKNYLTLWNDQTFWKTLSNTLIYLIFAVPSLVILPLALAILVNQKLRSIKFFRAIYYFPVIVSVVVAGIAWKWVYAQNGILNYFLSTLSFQDIKIPWLTDPKTAIFAIIAVVIWRGVGYYMVIYLAGLQAIPADLYEAAAIDGSDGWQKHLDITIPLMKPYIILVAVISSIGAMKVFEEVYIMSQGGPANSTKTVVYYLYDKGFTSLEMGYASAIGVFLFLIIFVISILTFKFINPAKTIGEGN
- the plsY gene encoding glycerol-3-phosphate 1-O-acyltransferase PlsY; protein product: MELGLLILAYFIGSIPTGYLVGRSAGIDIREHGSGSTGAANVWRTIGKNKGIFVFAVDLLKGLTTILLSQSASKFKPITNALLTNSLEMDIQLQNEWIVVSSALLVIVGHSYSCWIDFKGGKSVATGLGILLALNWSVALGAFGLWLGTVIMWRTTSISSLLAAIAAPSLMLLSQSPFAYKLMVCVGSLLILYRHRSNLDRLWHGQEQKISFLESDRHESISTH